TTGATATTGCTCAGTCCCTTCGGGACGATGCGGAACTTCAGGCCTTGAGTCAGCAGGCGTATGGCAGAGATCTCGATCCCTTCGTTATAACGCGCTCTATCGCCGTTTTTGAGCGTTCCTTGCTCAGTGGTGGTAGTCGGTACGATCTGCACGTCCAAGGGGCTGAAATGGCGTTGTCGAATCAGGAAAAGTACGGAATGCAGTTGTTTTTCAGTGAGCGCACTAAATGCTCGAGTTGTCACGGTGGATTGTTGTTAAGTGATTTTGTAATACGGAATAACGGGCAAGACACACTGTTCGCCGATATCGGATTGGAGCGGCTGACCGGTGACCCGACCGATCGGTACCACTACAAAACACCATCGTTGCGCAATGTGGACGTAACGGCTCCTTATATGCATAATGGGCACATGGCCACGCTGGAAGAGGTCGTGAAGCACTACGACCAGGGAGGTGTGGCTCATGGATATGCGGACGAGCTCATCGAGCCGCTAGGCTTGGAAATACACGAAAAGAAGGCACTGGTCGCTTTTTTGAGAAGCTTGACGGATGAGCGATTCGTCCTTCGCGATTGGAGGCCGTAGCGGACCTAGGATCCGCTTCATTTTAGAGAAGATACAGGGCGAATAAAAAAGCCCTTCCGAGTTAGAGAAGGGCCTTTTAACTATAAACAAAGGTCGGTTCGATTAATCGGCTAGCACGATGACCTTATTGTTTTGCATCTCTATGACTCCGCCGTTCACTTCGAGGAGCAATTCGCGGTCATTCGCAGTGCTTCGCTCGAGTTTCCCCGACATTTGGTCGAGGTGATCCTTTACTCCGGCCGCTTCGAGGATCCGGATGCTACCGGCCGCGAGCGTCGAAATAATGGGGGCGTGGTCGTTCAAAATCTGGAAGCTACCGTCTACTCCGGGCAAGGTGACCATGTCGACCTCTCCGCTGTACACTTTTTCTTCCGGTGTGATGATCTCTAATTGCATGATCGCTTTTATTAGCGTGCTTCAGTAAGCATTTTCTCTCCGGCCTCGATAGCTTCCTCGATGGTACCTTTAAGGTTGAAGGCAGCTTCAGGATATTGATCCACTTCACCGTCCATGATCATGTTGAATCCCTTGATGGTATCATTGATGTCAACCAATACCCCTTTGAGTCCGGTAAACTGCTCAGCTACGTGGAATGGCTGAGACAAGAATCGCTGAACACGACGTGCGCGGTGTACGACCATCTTATCTTCTTCAGACAATTCGTCCATCCCGAGGATGGCGATGATGTCTTGCAATTCGTTGTAACGCTGGAGGATCTCCTTAACGCGCTGTGCACAGTTGTAGTGCTCGGCTCCTACGATGTCCGCAGAAAGGATACGCGAAGTAGAATCCAATGGATCTACTGCGGGGTAGATGCCCAACGATGCGATCTTACGACTCAATACCGTAGTGGCATCCAAGTGGGCAAACGTCGTTGCCGGAGCCGGGTCGGTCAAGTCATCGGCAGGTACGTAAACGGCCTGTACAGAGGTAATAGAACCGTTCTTGGTAGAGGTAATACGCTCTTGCATGTTACCCATCTCCGTTGCCAAGGTAGGCTGGTAACCCACGGCTGATGGCATACGTCCCAAAAGTGCAGATACCTCAGAACCAGCTTGCGTAAAGCGAAAAATGTTGTCTACGAAGAACAGGATATCACGTCCTTGTCCGTCTCCTTCACCATCGCGGTAGTATTCGGCAAGCGTCAAACCCGAAAGGGCTACACGAGCACGCGCCCCGGGAGGCTCGTTCATCTGTCCGAAAACGAAGGTCGCTTTCGAGTCCTTCATTACTTCTTTGTCGACCTTGGTCAAGTCCCATCCGCCTTCTTCCATGCTGTGCATGAAATCGTCGCCGTACTTGATAATACCAGCTTCGAGCATCTCGCGAAGCAAGTCGTTACCTTCACGAGTACGCTCTCCAACACCGGCAAACACAGACAAACCACCGTGTCCTTTTGCGATGTTGTTGATCAACTCCTGAATCAATACTGTTTTACCTACACCGGCACCACCAAAAAGACCAATTTTACCCCCTTTGGCGTAAGGCTCAATAAGGTCGATCACCTTGATACCCGTAAAGAGTACTTCGGTAGCTGTGGTCAAATCCTCGAACAAGGGCGCTTCGCGGTGGATCGGCAATCCATT
The DNA window shown above is from Flavobacteriales bacterium and carries:
- a CDS encoding cytochrome-c peroxidase, with translation MLVWLGIGCSRTPESPEQLSYDVPPGFPEVQDPDDNAFSEDRWKLGQKLFFDTRLSKDNSVSCASCHKPEFAFADKFPTTPGAFGRPGTKNVPSLANVAYNPYFMREGGVPTLEMQVLVPIQEHNEFANNIVDIAQSLRDDAELQALSQQAYGRDLDPFVITRSIAVFERSLLSGGSRYDLHVQGAEMALSNQEKYGMQLFFSERTKCSSCHGGLLLSDFVIRNNGQDTLFADIGLERLTGDPTDRYHYKTPSLRNVDVTAPYMHNGHMATLEEVVKHYDQGGVAHGYADELIEPLGLEIHEKKALVAFLRSLTDERFVLRDWRP
- a CDS encoding F0F1 ATP synthase subunit beta translates to MSNNIGKVARVIGPVVDVRFSGGADELPKIYDSLEVTKADGTVVVLETQQHTGEDTVRAIAMDSTEGLVRNMDVVATGAPIKMPIGEGIRGRVFNVTGGAIDGIGEVDNSNGLPIHREAPLFEDLTTATEVLFTGIKVIDLIEPYAKGGKIGLFGGAGVGKTVLIQELINNIAKGHGGLSVFAGVGERTREGNDLLREMLEAGIIKYGDDFMHSMEEGGWDLTKVDKEVMKDSKATFVFGQMNEPPGARARVALSGLTLAEYYRDGEGDGQGRDILFFVDNIFRFTQAGSEVSALLGRMPSAVGYQPTLATEMGNMQERITSTKNGSITSVQAVYVPADDLTDPAPATTFAHLDATTVLSRKIASLGIYPAVDPLDSTSRILSADIVGAEHYNCAQRVKEILQRYNELQDIIAILGMDELSEEDKMVVHRARRVQRFLSQPFHVAEQFTGLKGVLVDINDTIKGFNMIMDGEVDQYPEAAFNLKGTIEEAIEAGEKMLTEAR